The DNA window GTCTCACGGCCGCTCTGGACTGTGCGGACCGTGTCCTCGTCGATGGCGCTAGACATCTGCTCGGTGGTAGCCGACTGACTGTTATCAATTTGTTCATGGCCCGCGCCCCTCGCTCGAAAAGAAAGTTTACAACAGCCTCCGTCTAAGCCCGTCACAGATGGCCGACGGGACCGACGGGGACGACCGCGAGTGGGAGATGCCACGCCGCGAGAGCGATGTCTATCCCAACCTGGAGATGCCCGGGTCCCCGACGCCGGCGGCCGACGCGGGATCGGCCCCGTCGACGACCGAGAGCGCGCCGGCCCCGGAGCCAGCGGGGTCGGGCGGGGAGTTCGACGGGGCGCCTGACGACGAGGAGATGCCCCTGGCCGACCACGTCGAGGAGATGGCCACGCGGCTGTTCATCGTCCTGGCCGTGATGGCCGGGGTCGCCGTCCTCGCCCTGCCGTACTCGGACGAACTCATCAACTTCCTCTGGTACTCCTTCCTCGACGGGCCGGCGGAGAACTGCGCCCGCATCGCCGTCGACGCCGCCCAGGGCGGCCAGGCGGCCGGCCCGTCCGGCGCGGACTGCCCCCACGTTTACAGCCCGCTCGCGCTCCTTCTCGCGCGACTGAAGGTCGCCTCGCTGGTGGGTCTCATCGTTGCTCTGCCCGTCTTCGTCTACCAGACCTATCTGTTCATGCGCCCGGGACTGTACCCCAACGAGCGCCGCTACTACCTGGCCGCGGTGCCGACGAGTCTGGTGCTCGCGGCGGTCGGCGTCGCCTTCGCGTACTTCCTCGTCCTGCGGGCGATGTTCGACTACTTCATCACCTATTCGGACCGCGCCGCCGACCTCGCCTTCGGCCTGAGCGAAACGTTCAACCTCATCATCCTGATGTTGGGCTTTTTCGCCATCGTCTTCCAGATTCCGCTCTTCGTGATGCTGGCCATCATGATGGGTCTCGTGACCCGGCAGTGGCTGGTCCAGCGCCGCCTCTACTTCTGGGGTGCGTTCGCGGCTATCGCCTTCGTCTTCAGCCCGGACCCGACCGGGATGGCGCCGCTGATGGTCGCGGTGACCATGATCGGGCTCTTCGAGGGAACGTTGCTCCTGCTGAAGTGGACCGGCACCAGTTCGCCAATCCCGTCGAGCGAGACCCTGGTGAACCGTCGCCCCTACGCCTACCTCCTCTTTGCGCTCGTCGGCTACGTCCTCAGCCCGCTGCCGGTGCCGACGGGCTACTACGGCGCCCTGCCGAGCGCGCTCACGGGGCCGCTCGCTGCCATCGGCTTCGCCCCGTCTATCGTCGTCGGCGGGGGCATCATCGGCCTGTTCGAGCTGACGGCCTATCTCAACAAGAACTACTACGGCAGCGCGAAGCTGTGGCGCGGCCTCCGCCGGGTCCGGCTGCCGGTCTGGACGGTCGCCATCGTCGTCGGCTACCTCTCGACGCCCGACCCGACGCTGTTCCGGCTGGTCGACCAGTTCGGTCTGCCGCTCTCGGCCGCCGCCGGGACCGCCGTCGCGCTGCTGCTACTCTTCGAGGGCAGCCTGCTCGTCGTCCGGCGCGGGTCGAGTGAGGGTAGCGAGGAATGACAACATTGCTGCTCGTGCGCCACGGCGAGACACACTGGAACCGCGAGGGGCGGGTCCAGGGGTGGGCCGCGACGGGGTTGACCGACCGCGGTCGCGAGCAGGCCCGAGCGCTGGGTGCGTGGCTCGGCGGGGCCCACACTGTCGACCGCGTGCTGTCTTCGGACCTCGAACGGACCCGAGCCACTACCGCGGCTGTCCGCGAGACGGCCGACGGGCTGCCGTCCCCAGCGTTCGACCCGTCGCTCCGCGAGCGCGGGTTCGGCGTCTATCAGGGTTTTCTGGCCGAGGAAATGGCCGACCGCTTCCCCGACCACGACCGCTCGAAGAGCTTTCTCACCCTCGCGGTCGACCCGCTGAACGGGGAGTCCGTCACGGACTTCCGCGACCGCGTCGAGCGCGCCTGGGACGGCCTCACCGACACGGTGGCCGACGGCGAGACGGCCGTCGCCGTCACGCACGGCGGCGTGTTGAAGCTGGTCCGGGCGATACTGACCGCCCGGGACCCGCAGGCGACACTGGCGCAGTCCTCGCCGCCGAACTGTTCGGTCACCGAGGTCGGACTCGACGGGACGCCCGAGCTGGTCCGCTACGGCGCCACGCCGTGGCGCGACTGAGGACGCCGCCCGCTCACTCCGCGCTCGGGTAGTCGGCGTCGAACACGTCGCTCACCACGTCCTCGCCCTGTTCCGCATCTTCGGGGCTCACACTTCCTGTCCGATAGCCGTGTAAATCCAGCGTCACGTGGTCGAAGCCACAGTCCCCGATGTGGTCACGGGCCGCCCGGACGAAGTCGGGGTCGAGCGCCGCCTCTAGCTCGCTCTCGCCCACCTCGATACGCGCCAGCCCGTCGTGGTCCCGGACCCGGAACTGCTCGAAGCCCCAGGTTCGCAGCAGGCGTTCGGCCTTCTCGACGCGGGAGAGGCGTTCCTCGGTCACGGAAAGTCCCGTCGGGATGCGCGATGAGAGACACGCCATCGAGGGTTTGTCGGCCACGGAGAGGTCGTATTCGCGGGCAATCGCCCGGACCTCGTCTTTCTCGATGCCGTGTTCCAGCAGCGGTGAGTAGGCGTCCAGTTCCTCGACGGCGCGCAGCCCCGGCCGGTGGCCCTCGCCGGCGTCGGAGGCGTTGGTGCCGTCACACACCACGTCGATACCGAGTTCGCGGGCGCGGTCGAACATCGCGCCCAGGCGCATCGACCGGCAGTGATAGCAGCGCTGCTCGTCGTTGTCGACGAACTCCTGACTATCGAGTTCGGAGAACTCCACGAGCTCGTGGCGGATGCCGATCTCCTCGGCGACCCGCACCGCGTCGTCGAGTTCCGCCGCGGGCAGGGTCTCGGATTTGGCGGTACAGGCGACGGCGTCCTCGCCCAGCGCGTCGTGGGCCAGCGCCGCCACCACGCTGGAGTCGACGCCCCCGGAGAACGCGACGAGAACGCCGTCCCGGTCGGCGAGGTCCTCGCGAACGGCGGCGACGGTCTCGACAACAGCAGACATACGGTCTGGTACTGGGTGGACGGGCAAAACGCCTTCGCGTCGAACGCCCCGCTCCGTTGACCGGTGTCTTGCACGCGTCATACTGGGGATTTTTAATCTTATGGCATGAAACAAATCGGATAGATGCGGGGTCACTGTTACGCGGTCGCAAGCGGCAAAGGCGGCGTCGGAAAGACGACGACAGCAGTCAATACGGCCACCGAGTTGGCAGGGCGGGGCTACGACGTCGTGGTGGTCGACGCCGACCTCGCGATGACGAACCTGGGTCGGGTCGTCGGCGTCGACCACGAGCCGACGCTACACGACGTGCTGGCCGGCGACGCGTCGCTCGAAGCGGCGATACACGACGACGGTGAGTTCGCCGTCGTTCCGGGCACCGACGATATCGGCAAGATACGGGACGCCGAGCCCGCGGAGCTGCGCCGCGTCATCAAGCGGCTACAGACGGGCTTCGAGGTCGTCATCGTCGACACCGGCGCCGGCGTGGACCACGAGACGATGGTGGGCTGCGGACTGGCCGACGACGTGGTGCTCGTGACGACGCCCGACGAGACGGCGCTGACGGACACGAAAAAGAGCCGGGAGATGGTCGAGACAGTCGACGGCAACGTGCTGGGCGTGGTCGTCACGCGGGTCCCGAACGCGGCCGCGGCGACGTCGGCCGCCGACGAACTGGGGGCCGAGCTGCTCGGTGCGGTGCCCGAGGCCCCCGAGGTCGTCGGCGACGAGCCGGTCGTCACCACGGCCCCGGACTCGGTCGTCGCCGCGGCCTACGGCGACATCGCCGAGCGGCTCACGGCCGCGGTCGACGCCGCGGGCACCGCCGCCGCGGACGAGCAGGCCGTCGGCGACGACTAGAGCGACGAGGCCGTCGTCTCCCGACGGCCCCGTCGATGACGCCGGCCGACCGTATCAGGGCACCACGGGAGGTTTTTTCTCGTCGGCCGCGAATGAGCCGACAGATGGAGCTCGAATCGGTACCGGGTGTCGGGGCGAAGACGGCCGAGGCGTTGCGCGAACTCGACGACCCCGAGCGGGCCCTGAGCGAGGGGGACGTGGCCGCGCTCTCGCGGGCCCCGGGAATCAGCGAGGGCCGGGCTGCCCACATCGCACGCGGCGCGATTCGGGCCGAACACGACGACCCCGGCGGCTTCGCCGCCACACCGCGGACCCGGGAGCTGTACGAGGCGGCGCTGTCCCTGCTCCAGGAGCGCACCGTCACCGACTACGGCGCCAAACGCCTGGAGACGCTGTATCCCAGCGGCGTCCGGAGCCGCATCGACGAGGTCCGGGCGTTCACCGAGCGAGC is part of the Haloarcula salinisoli genome and encodes:
- the tatC gene encoding twin-arginine translocase subunit TatC — protein: MPRRESDVYPNLEMPGSPTPAADAGSAPSTTESAPAPEPAGSGGEFDGAPDDEEMPLADHVEEMATRLFIVLAVMAGVAVLALPYSDELINFLWYSFLDGPAENCARIAVDAAQGGQAAGPSGADCPHVYSPLALLLARLKVASLVGLIVALPVFVYQTYLFMRPGLYPNERRYYLAAVPTSLVLAAVGVAFAYFLVLRAMFDYFITYSDRAADLAFGLSETFNLIILMLGFFAIVFQIPLFVMLAIMMGLVTRQWLVQRRLYFWGAFAAIAFVFSPDPTGMAPLMVAVTMIGLFEGTLLLLKWTGTSSPIPSSETLVNRRPYAYLLFALVGYVLSPLPVPTGYYGALPSALTGPLAAIGFAPSIVVGGGIIGLFELTAYLNKNYYGSAKLWRGLRRVRLPVWTVAIVVGYLSTPDPTLFRLVDQFGLPLSAAAGTAVALLLLFEGSLLVVRRGSSEGSEE
- a CDS encoding histidine phosphatase family protein; the encoded protein is MTTLLLVRHGETHWNREGRVQGWAATGLTDRGREQARALGAWLGGAHTVDRVLSSDLERTRATTAAVRETADGLPSPAFDPSLRERGFGVYQGFLAEEMADRFPDHDRSKSFLTLAVDPLNGESVTDFRDRVERAWDGLTDTVADGETAVAVTHGGVLKLVRAILTARDPQATLAQSSPPNCSVTEVGLDGTPELVRYGATPWRD
- the larE gene encoding ATP-dependent sacrificial sulfur transferase LarE encodes the protein MSAVVETVAAVREDLADRDGVLVAFSGGVDSSVVAALAHDALGEDAVACTAKSETLPAAELDDAVRVAEEIGIRHELVEFSELDSQEFVDNDEQRCYHCRSMRLGAMFDRARELGIDVVCDGTNASDAGEGHRPGLRAVEELDAYSPLLEHGIEKDEVRAIAREYDLSVADKPSMACLSSRIPTGLSVTEERLSRVEKAERLLRTWGFEQFRVRDHDGLARIEVGESELEAALDPDFVRAARDHIGDCGFDHVTLDLHGYRTGSVSPEDAEQGEDVVSDVFDADYPSAE
- a CDS encoding MinD/ParA family ATP-binding protein gives rise to the protein MRGHCYAVASGKGGVGKTTTAVNTATELAGRGYDVVVVDADLAMTNLGRVVGVDHEPTLHDVLAGDASLEAAIHDDGEFAVVPGTDDIGKIRDAEPAELRRVIKRLQTGFEVVIVDTGAGVDHETMVGCGLADDVVLVTTPDETALTDTKKSREMVETVDGNVLGVVVTRVPNAAAATSAADELGAELLGAVPEAPEVVGDEPVVTTAPDSVVAAAYGDIAERLTAAVDAAGTAAADEQAVGDD